A single Providencia manganoxydans DNA region contains:
- a CDS encoding SIS domain-containing protein yields the protein MSHINNYLNIVKDKLTFLAEDQQQNINQVANKLADVIRQGGIIYFFGCGHSHIFGEDVFYRAGGLAPVRPILIEPLMLHEGAARSSKLEKQNNYILPYLVDYKITEKDALIVISTSGINPVPIDVAQWGRQHGAYTVAITSSVYADTFQSKHISGQHLRDCADQVIDNNVPIGDAVLKASEQEPPFSPISSMLGIFLVQGIFAEVIFNLSEEQCSLPIFLSGNIPDSDKHNLDLINQYGGRIPELINGL from the coding sequence ATGAGTCATATTAATAACTATTTAAATATTGTAAAAGATAAACTGACATTTTTAGCTGAAGACCAACAACAAAATATAAATCAAGTAGCCAATAAACTTGCTGATGTTATCCGTCAAGGTGGTATTATTTATTTCTTTGGTTGTGGACACTCACATATTTTTGGTGAAGATGTATTTTATCGGGCGGGTGGGTTAGCACCTGTTAGACCAATTTTAATTGAGCCATTAATGCTTCATGAAGGCGCTGCTCGCTCATCTAAATTAGAAAAACAAAATAATTATATTTTACCTTATTTAGTTGATTATAAAATTACTGAAAAAGATGCATTAATTGTTATTTCAACATCGGGGATCAATCCTGTGCCAATTGATGTCGCACAGTGGGGCCGGCAGCATGGCGCTTATACCGTTGCCATTACTAGCTCTGTATACGCTGACACTTTTCAGTCTAAGCATATATCAGGTCAACATTTACGTGATTGTGCCGATCAGGTTATTGATAATAATGTTCCTATCGGTGATGCAGTATTAAAAGCCAGTGAGCAGGAACCTCCGTTTTCGCCGATTTCGTCTATGCTAGGTATTTTTCTTGTACAAGGAATATTTGCGGAAGTGATATTTAATCTTAGTGAGGAACAGTGCAGTTTACCTATATTTTTAAGTGGTAATATTCCTGATTCAGATAAACATAATTTAGATTTAATTAATCAATATGGAGGGCGCATTCCTGAATTAATTAATGGTCTATAA
- a CDS encoding PTS system mannose/fructose/sorbose family transporter subunit IID: MNKSIKKVFWRWFLFGQCGWNYEKMQGLGYLYSIYPFLKEKYKDPEELKQAAKVHSQFFNTNNTMAPAILGVDLALEEKKGLESKDAIVGVKTGLMGPLAGIGDTLFFVIPTTIIGSIASYMALQGNPAGLLLWVMFFFIRLLFMRYSIGKGYQEGLNLLGSLTNSLNKITRAANILGLTVIGALIPSVVKAKLGFEFHYGEISLKLQDVANQLMPGLVPLLVVLLTYWLLGLKRMNSTRVIFILMFIGVVGYNLNILS, from the coding sequence ATGAATAAATCAATTAAAAAAGTATTCTGGCGCTGGTTTTTATTTGGGCAATGTGGCTGGAACTATGAAAAAATGCAGGGTTTGGGCTATTTGTACAGTATCTATCCTTTCTTAAAAGAAAAATATAAAGATCCCGAAGAATTAAAACAAGCAGCAAAAGTACACAGTCAGTTTTTCAATACTAATAATACGATGGCACCAGCAATTTTGGGTGTAGACCTCGCATTAGAAGAAAAGAAAGGCTTAGAAAGTAAAGATGCGATTGTCGGTGTCAAAACTGGTTTAATGGGTCCACTGGCGGGTATTGGTGATACGTTATTCTTTGTCATACCAACAACGATTATCGGTTCGATAGCTTCTTACATGGCATTACAGGGCAACCCAGCAGGATTATTACTATGGGTGATGTTCTTCTTTATTCGTTTACTGTTTATGCGCTATAGCATTGGTAAAGGTTACCAAGAAGGATTAAACCTATTAGGCTCTCTAACCAATAGTTTAAATAAAATTACTCGTGCAGCCAATATATTAGGGTTAACTGTTATTGGGGCATTAATACCTTCGGTAGTAAAAGCTAAGTTAGGTTTTGAATTCCATTATGGTGAAATTTCATTAAAGCTACAGGATGTCGCCAATCAATTAATGCCGGGATTAGTGCCATTACTCGTTGTTTTATTAACTTATTGGTTACTCGGTCTTAAAAGAATGAACTCTACGCGAGTGATATTTATTTTAATGTTTATTGGTGTGGTTGGTTATAACCTTAATATTCTTAGTTAA
- a CDS encoding OprD family outer membrane porin: MLKPTLKNTAFKKSILFLALIGVIQSANADGKLIAINESNDSDFYRAIYTDASLDVNSNLYVRYRAVKSKNTGNYGLGAGGIKNQTALLALNYKSGYYKDVIGFDFWGGANIKLGNTVGQSEILYYNYSCNGDGQFSPCEESSASVSTAAVKLKYGNDIAKFKMSAGFTPINSGTIKSSWGLNPHSYRGFDSALSIDNFTLTYAWADRFKNDWSRDFKPMTTTWHQNNAAGLNDNGNIIKKGHVIDYIHTVGAVYDFGHAKIDAGYGEGKDYRRNWQLQLERSDNLSTDTSLQTKVFYQGARYIDGIAPVQSPKTEYYVSAGLNLKHKNTTWSLGYSQNYAPQTADYNFRLTPWANSDKRDYQATLSQLEDYNASGTHAVRLGVTHNFADYNLPEFTMGLAGTYGWHVVSDTSKINSQRDYDGKMRSLDLLMRYNVESGAAKGLSVTLLPALLRTTETNYKTSRNDVKFIVGYSVNIF; encoded by the coding sequence ATGTTAAAACCTACACTAAAAAACACAGCATTTAAAAAATCGATTTTATTCTTAGCATTAATAGGTGTTATACAGTCAGCCAACGCCGATGGGAAATTAATTGCTATTAATGAATCAAATGATTCTGATTTTTATCGTGCTATTTATACTGATGCTTCACTTGATGTTAATTCAAATCTTTATGTCAGATATCGAGCGGTTAAAAGTAAAAATACAGGAAATTATGGCTTAGGGGCTGGGGGAATTAAAAACCAAACAGCCTTATTAGCTCTTAATTATAAATCAGGTTATTACAAAGATGTGATTGGTTTTGATTTTTGGGGCGGAGCCAATATTAAACTAGGTAATACTGTTGGGCAATCGGAAATTCTTTATTATAACTATAGTTGTAATGGTGATGGACAATTTTCACCTTGTGAAGAGTCAAGCGCGAGTGTGTCAACGGCAGCGGTAAAATTGAAATATGGTAATGATATTGCCAAATTCAAAATGTCAGCGGGGTTTACCCCGATAAATTCAGGAACGATAAAAAGTAGTTGGGGGCTAAACCCTCACTCTTATCGCGGTTTTGACAGTGCATTATCGATTGATAATTTCACACTAACTTATGCATGGGCTGATAGATTTAAAAACGATTGGAGTCGTGACTTTAAACCGATGACCACAACATGGCATCAAAATAATGCCGCTGGCCTTAATGATAATGGCAACATTATTAAAAAAGGTCATGTGATTGACTATATTCACACTGTCGGTGCGGTGTATGACTTTGGTCATGCGAAGATAGATGCGGGCTATGGTGAAGGTAAAGACTATCGTCGCAACTGGCAATTACAGTTGGAACGTTCAGATAATTTATCTACAGACACTTCATTGCAGACTAAAGTTTTTTATCAAGGTGCTCGGTATATTGATGGTATCGCCCCTGTTCAATCACCAAAGACCGAGTATTACGTCAGTGCAGGGCTGAATTTAAAACATAAAAATACCACTTGGTCTTTAGGTTATAGCCAAAACTATGCACCACAAACGGCTGATTATAATTTTAGATTAACACCGTGGGCGAACTCCGATAAGCGTGACTACCAAGCCACGCTTTCACAATTGGAAGACTATAATGCATCAGGTACCCATGCGGTAAGACTCGGCGTTACCCATAATTTTGCAGATTATAACCTGCCTGAATTTACGATGGGCTTAGCAGGAACCTATGGTTGGCATGTGGTTTCTGATACCAGCAAAATAAATTCACAACGCGATTATGACGGCAAGATGCGCTCACTTGATTTATTAATGCGTTATAACGTCGAAAGCGGTGCCGCAAAAGGTTTGTCAGTCACCTTGTTACCTGCGTTATTAAGAACAACAGAGACAAATTATAAAACTTCACGTAATGACGTGAAATTTATCGTCGGCTATAGCGTCAATATTTTTTAA
- a CDS encoding glycoside hydrolase family 88 protein: protein MSDYPFIHHLPAPLTREEIADELSLLCKKLKQNMGKFAEQFPSACAQNNQYRIKGNDDWTNGFWTGMQAIAYEFTLDDDFLNGVRRNIASFEQRLTNHFILDHHDIGFLYSLSAGAYKEIMGNSDVDAMIVAAADVLLARFHQDAGFIQAWGKMNEEQEYRLIIDSLINLPLLFTASQISGDDKYQQAAKRHFNHVVQNIFRDNYSSHHTYYFDPETKLPSHGRTFQGFSDSSCWARGQAWAILGLPLNWRIGSIWPDGSLYERICDYFFAHLPEDAIPYWDLSFTAADQQSRDTSALVIVVCGLLEAQRFFPHKNYTVLASQLLNSVKQFASASHDKDCEGLLKHGVYAYSHNKGINECNLWGDYYYMEALYRLYNPSWKGYW, encoded by the coding sequence ATGTCTGATTACCCATTTATACATCATTTGCCAGCGCCATTAACTCGAGAAGAAATCGCTGATGAACTGAGTTTGCTGTGTAAAAAGCTAAAACAGAATATGGGAAAATTTGCTGAACAGTTCCCTTCTGCGTGTGCTCAAAATAATCAATATCGAATTAAAGGTAATGATGATTGGACGAATGGTTTTTGGACAGGGATGCAAGCCATTGCTTATGAATTCACGCTAGATGATGATTTTCTGAATGGTGTTCGTCGTAATATTGCCAGCTTTGAACAGCGATTAACAAACCATTTTATCCTTGATCACCATGATATCGGTTTTTTATACAGTTTATCTGCTGGCGCTTATAAGGAAATCATGGGCAATAGTGATGTTGATGCGATGATTGTTGCTGCTGCTGACGTCTTATTGGCTCGCTTTCACCAAGATGCTGGTTTTATTCAAGCATGGGGAAAGATGAATGAAGAGCAAGAGTATCGTTTGATTATTGATTCACTGATTAACTTACCTTTGCTGTTTACTGCGAGTCAGATAAGTGGTGATGATAAATATCAACAGGCAGCTAAACGGCATTTTAATCATGTGGTTCAGAATATTTTTCGTGATAACTACTCTAGCCATCACACTTACTATTTTGACCCTGAAACTAAATTACCGTCACACGGCCGCACCTTTCAGGGCTTCAGTGATAGTTCTTGTTGGGCCAGAGGGCAAGCGTGGGCGATCCTTGGTTTACCGCTAAATTGGCGCATCGGCAGCATTTGGCCCGATGGATCGTTATATGAGCGTATCTGTGATTATTTTTTTGCTCATTTACCTGAAGATGCCATTCCTTATTGGGATCTCAGTTTTACTGCGGCAGATCAGCAATCAAGGGATACATCAGCATTAGTTATCGTGGTTTGTGGATTACTTGAAGCACAACGCTTCTTTCCACATAAAAATTACACAGTATTAGCAAGCCAATTATTAAATTCAGTAAAACAATTTGCATCAGCAAGCCATGATAAAGATTGTGAAGGTTTATTAAAACATGGTGTTTATGCATATAGCCATAATAAAGGGATAAATGAATGTAATTTATGGGGCGATTACTATTATATGGAAGCACTCTATCGATTATATAACCCGAGTTGGAAAGGATATTGGTAA
- the kduD gene encoding 2-dehydro-3-deoxy-D-gluconate 5-dehydrogenase KduD, which translates to MNMDLFSLTGKTAIVTGCNTGLGQAIALGLAKAGCNILGVNRSLPVETQQQVEAVGRKFVNVEADLTKTECIPHIIERAVSEFKHIDILVNNAGIIRREDAINFTEEDWDDVMNVNLKSVFFLSQAVAKQFIAQNSGGKIINIASMLSFQGGIRVPSYTASKSGVLGITRLLANEWAKYNINVNAIAPGYFATNNTAALRADEKRNQEIVDRIPAGRWGTSDDLAGPCVFLASEAANYIHGYTIAVDGGWLAR; encoded by the coding sequence ATGAATATGGATTTATTCAGTTTAACCGGCAAAACCGCCATCGTCACTGGCTGTAATACAGGTTTAGGGCAGGCAATTGCCCTAGGACTCGCGAAGGCGGGATGCAATATTTTAGGGGTAAACCGTTCATTACCCGTTGAAACACAGCAACAAGTAGAAGCGGTCGGTCGAAAATTTGTCAATGTAGAAGCCGATCTGACAAAGACCGAATGTATTCCACATATTATTGAACGTGCTGTTAGTGAATTTAAGCATATTGATATTCTTGTAAATAATGCAGGCATTATTCGCCGTGAAGATGCAATTAATTTCACTGAAGAGGATTGGGATGATGTGATGAATGTGAATTTAAAGTCAGTATTCTTTTTATCACAAGCCGTCGCCAAACAATTTATTGCTCAAAACTCAGGCGGCAAAATTATTAATATTGCCTCTATGTTGTCATTTCAAGGTGGTATTCGTGTGCCATCTTATACGGCATCGAAAAGCGGTGTATTAGGGATCACTCGTTTATTAGCCAACGAATGGGCTAAATATAATATTAACGTTAATGCCATCGCTCCCGGTTATTTCGCAACGAATAATACAGCGGCTTTGCGTGCAGATGAAAAACGTAATCAAGAAATTGTTGATCGTATTCCAGCAGGGCGTTGGGGAACATCGGATGATTTAGCGGGGCCATGTGTATTTTTAGCTTCAGAAGCCGCCAATTACATTCACGGTTATACGATAGCGGTGGATGGTGGGTGGTTGGCTCGCTAA
- a CDS encoding PTS system mannose/fructose/N-acetylgalactosamine-transporter subunit IIB: protein MKGIVHIRVDDRLIHGQVATRWVSHFNANRIMIIDDAVAANDIEKMMLRSAAPDGCNTSILARETAFNNISQGNYENQKVLILVKTPEIALQMLNSGLAVKQLNIGNMSNKDDRKQIKRSVSISDSELEIIRELLERGVSVTAQMTPEEPDTDISTFLKGM, encoded by the coding sequence ATGAAAGGTATTGTACATATTCGCGTTGATGACCGCTTAATTCATGGGCAAGTTGCGACTCGTTGGGTCAGTCACTTTAATGCAAATCGTATTATGATCATTGATGATGCGGTTGCAGCCAACGATATTGAGAAAATGATGTTACGCAGTGCGGCACCAGATGGATGTAATACGTCGATTCTTGCTCGTGAAACGGCATTTAATAATATTAGCCAAGGTAATTATGAAAACCAAAAGGTGCTAATTTTAGTTAAAACACCTGAGATTGCTTTGCAGATGTTAAATAGTGGCTTAGCGGTTAAACAGCTAAATATCGGTAATATGTCGAACAAGGATGATAGAAAACAAATTAAGCGCTCAGTCAGTATTAGTGATAGCGAATTGGAGATTATTCGTGAGCTATTAGAAAGAGGGGTGAGTGTGACAGCACAAATGACCCCTGAAGAGCCTGATACGGATATCAGTACTTTTCTTAAAGGGATGTAA
- a CDS encoding RpiB/LacA/LacB family sugar-phosphate isomerase, with translation MKIALMMENSQAAKNAVIFNELNTVSSSLGHQAFNVGMKDEHDHHLTYIHLGIMASLLLNSKAVDFVVAGCGTGQGALMSLNLHPGVVCGYCLEPSDAFLFNQINNGNAISMAFAKGYGWGAELNVRYIFEKAFTGERGQGYPLERAEPQRCNAAILNEVKAAIVKENYLDTLRAMDQSLVKTAVMGSQFQECFFAHCQNEEIAAYVRSLINA, from the coding sequence ATGAAAATTGCATTAATGATGGAAAATAGCCAAGCGGCAAAAAACGCGGTTATTTTTAACGAGCTGAATACCGTTAGCTCCTCATTAGGCCACCAAGCATTCAACGTGGGCATGAAAGATGAACATGACCACCATTTGACTTATATCCATCTTGGGATCATGGCAAGTTTATTACTTAACTCGAAAGCGGTGGATTTTGTTGTTGCAGGTTGTGGAACAGGGCAGGGCGCTTTAATGTCGCTTAATTTACATCCAGGCGTGGTTTGTGGTTACTGTTTAGAGCCTTCAGATGCTTTTTTGTTTAATCAAATCAATAACGGTAATGCGATTTCAATGGCATTTGCGAAAGGCTATGGCTGGGGGGCAGAGCTTAATGTTCGCTATATTTTTGAGAAAGCATTCACGGGTGAACGTGGCCAAGGCTATCCTCTTGAGCGCGCAGAGCCACAACGCTGTAATGCCGCGATTTTAAATGAAGTGAAAGCGGCCATTGTCAAAGAAAACTATTTAGATACGCTGCGTGCTATGGATCAAAGTTTAGTGAAAACAGCAGTTATGGGCAGTCAGTTCCAAGAGTGCTTTTTTGCCCATTGCCAAAATGAAGAAATCGCAGCATATGTGCGTTCCCTTATCAACGCATAG
- a CDS encoding sugar isomerase domain-containing protein codes for MSDNQKKYYESVINTLERVYLTQQNTIAKAAEIFAQCVRQKGVIYGFGSGHSFAAAVELAGRAGGLVNTRAIEQFYGHMGWLDSVAGTGDVFANLIDIRPNDCFVMVSNSGTKPLHIELAKNIKDKGNDLIVISSGISSVDPVDANLAGINGVADVVIDNHSPKGDCTINIDNGKIMTGPVSSMTNAYIVNSIVIKCIDILLLDGIEPPVMRSINQPGGKEYNQRLLTEYRERIFTI; via the coding sequence ATGAGCGATAATCAAAAAAAGTATTATGAAAGTGTGATTAATACGCTTGAACGCGTGTATTTAACTCAGCAAAACACTATCGCTAAAGCGGCAGAAATTTTTGCACAATGTGTTCGTCAAAAAGGAGTTATTTACGGCTTTGGATCGGGGCACTCTTTTGCGGCGGCGGTGGAGCTTGCAGGTAGAGCAGGTGGCCTAGTTAATACACGTGCTATTGAACAATTCTATGGCCACATGGGATGGTTAGATTCAGTGGCTGGTACTGGCGATGTTTTTGCTAATTTAATTGATATTCGCCCCAATGATTGTTTTGTGATGGTTTCTAATTCAGGGACTAAGCCGTTACATATTGAGTTAGCAAAAAATATTAAAGATAAAGGTAATGATCTGATAGTGATTTCCAGTGGTATTTCATCGGTAGATCCTGTTGATGCAAACTTAGCGGGTATTAATGGCGTTGCCGATGTGGTGATTGATAATCATAGCCCAAAAGGGGATTGCACGATAAATATTGATAACGGAAAAATCATGACAGGGCCGGTCTCGTCGATGACTAATGCTTATATTGTTAATAGTATTGTGATCAAGTGCATTGATATTCTCTTGCTGGACGGCATTGAGCCACCTGTGATGAGAAGCATTAATCAACCGGGCGGTAAAGAATATAACCAAAGGTTATTAACTGAGTATCGTGAGCGGATATTTACAATCTAG